Proteins encoded together in one Nitrospirota bacterium window:
- the tgt gene encoding tRNA guanosine(34) transglycosylase Tgt, whose product MEQDARGGFAVVAVDPATGARMGRLQTAHGVIETPAFMPVGTSAAVKGMDPDDLVAVGAQIILANAYHLMVRPGHRLIADQGGLHRFMAWPRPILTDSGGFQIYSLAALRRVTDEGVSFRSHLDGALHHLTPEGAIEVQDALGADIVMAFDECLAYPATDADAAAALRRTVAWARRCAAARRSRPSLLFGIVQGGFSLPLRDRAVDETIALGFDGYAIGGVSVGEPKDEMLRIVEHVAPRLPASHPRYLMGVGTPSDLVDGVARGVDLFDCVIPTRHARTGWLFTSEGRVSIKHARYAADDGPLDPACACSTCRRFSRAYLRHLFLANDPLAVRVHTIHNLTFYLGLMTEMRQAIAAARFGQWRERTGHSAWYRQDVVGHHEEEPQ is encoded by the coding sequence ATGGAGCAGGATGCGCGCGGAGGCTTCGCCGTGGTCGCCGTCGATCCCGCCACCGGGGCGCGCATGGGGCGGTTGCAGACTGCGCACGGGGTGATCGAGACCCCGGCGTTTATGCCGGTGGGAACGTCCGCGGCGGTCAAGGGGATGGATCCGGACGATCTCGTTGCGGTCGGCGCCCAGATCATCCTGGCCAACGCCTATCATCTGATGGTGCGGCCCGGCCATCGGCTCATCGCCGACCAAGGCGGCTTGCACCGGTTCATGGCGTGGCCCCGTCCCATCCTCACGGACAGCGGAGGGTTCCAGATCTACAGCCTGGCCGCGCTGCGTCGCGTGACGGATGAAGGCGTGTCGTTTCGGTCGCATCTGGACGGCGCGCTCCACCACCTGACGCCTGAAGGCGCGATCGAGGTCCAGGACGCGCTGGGGGCCGACATCGTGATGGCGTTCGACGAATGTTTGGCGTATCCAGCCACCGACGCGGACGCGGCTGCCGCGCTTCGCCGGACCGTGGCCTGGGCGCGGCGGTGCGCGGCGGCCCGGCGCAGCCGACCGTCGCTGCTCTTTGGCATCGTGCAAGGAGGATTTTCGCTTCCGTTACGGGATCGCGCGGTCGACGAGACCATCGCGCTGGGGTTTGACGGGTATGCCATCGGCGGGGTGTCGGTCGGCGAGCCGAAAGACGAGATGCTCCGGATCGTGGAGCACGTCGCCCCGCGATTACCCGCCTCGCACCCGCGTTATCTGATGGGGGTGGGCACCCCGAGCGATCTGGTCGACGGGGTGGCGCGCGGCGTCGATCTGTTCGACTGCGTGATCCCGACGCGGCACGCCAGAACCGGCTGGCTGTTCACCAGCGAGGGGAGGGTGTCGATCAAACACGCCCGATACGCCGCCGACGACGGGCCGCTCGACCCGGCGTGCGCGTGCTCGACCTGTCGCCGGTTCTCGCGGGCCTACCTGCGCCATCTCTTTCTGGCGAACGACCCCCTGGCCGTGCGGGTGCACACGATCCACAATCTCACCTTTTATCTCGGGCTGATGACCGAGATGCGCCAAGCCATCGCCGCGGCGCGATTCGGCCAATGGCGGGAGCGCACCGGCCACTCGGCCTGGTACCGGCAGGATGTGGTCGGACACCACGAGGAGGAGCCTCAGTGA
- a CDS encoding response regulator: MNETATILVVDDEPSVRRALHRLFAREQYRVVEAGGVAEAVKALGSNTIDLVITDYSMPDGTGLDLLMKMKARYPHVVRMIITGKADLHAVIAAINDGHVYRFVLKPWDNEELCLSVRLALEQATLLSENRKLVGRLQEQEDMLRTLAKQHPGIMTVERDADGAIVLEDPDEEAA, encoded by the coding sequence ATGAACGAGACGGCGACCATTTTGGTGGTGGACGATGAACCGTCGGTGCGCCGGGCACTTCACCGACTGTTCGCCCGGGAGCAGTATCGGGTCGTGGAGGCTGGCGGCGTGGCGGAAGCGGTGAAGGCCCTGGGATCGAACACGATCGACCTGGTGATCACCGACTATTCGATGCCCGACGGCACCGGGTTGGACCTGCTGATGAAAATGAAGGCGCGCTATCCGCACGTCGTTCGCATGATTATTACCGGCAAAGCGGACTTACACGCGGTGATCGCGGCCATCAACGACGGACACGTGTATCGGTTCGTGCTGAAACCATGGGACAACGAGGAACTGTGCCTCTCGGTTCGGTTGGCCCTGGAACAGGCCACACTCCTGTCCGAGAACCGCAAGCTCGTGGGACGCCTGCAGGAACAGGAAGACATGCTGCGCACGCTTGCCAAACAGCACCCGGGAATCATGACCGTCGAGCGTGACGCCGACGGAGCGATCGTGCTCGAGGACCCCGACGAGGAGGCAGCCTGA
- a CDS encoding sigma-54 dependent transcriptional regulator: MPERILVVDDDPHVRDVLVYTLRRHEFDVTECGDPETALAACHQTEFDVLFTDLKMPGMDGVTLFHHAKAVLPALMGIVVTAHGTIDSAVRAMKEGIFDYITKPFLVDEIVASLQRALEFRRLVAENKALKRQLKTKYHYERFLGQSAAIQRVFSLIDRVAETDSTVLILGDSGTGKELVARTIHFNGPRAEKPLVSVNCGALPETLLESELFGHERGAFTGANSTRIGRFELAHGGTIFLDEIGEMSPSLQVKLLRVLQQRSFERVGGMKTIHVDVRVIAATNRDLEEAIRDGRFREDLYYRLNVIPIVVPALRERPDDIPLLVNHFLAVFNEEKRKDVQGVSEEAMRVLCAYSWPGNVRELENLIERVVILKGEGTITPDDLPEKMLRRDPDATLPSVVFPSEGVDFNRLVEAFEDDLIQRALKAAGGVKNRAAQLLRLNRTTLVEKMKKSARVLPHH, encoded by the coding sequence ATGCCCGAACGCATTCTGGTCGTGGACGATGATCCCCACGTTCGAGATGTGCTGGTCTACACGCTTCGCCGTCACGAGTTTGACGTGACGGAATGCGGCGATCCCGAGACCGCCTTGGCGGCCTGCCATCAGACCGAGTTCGACGTCCTGTTCACCGATCTCAAAATGCCCGGCATGGACGGGGTCACGCTCTTCCATCACGCGAAGGCCGTTCTCCCCGCGCTGATGGGGATCGTGGTGACGGCGCACGGCACCATCGACTCGGCCGTACGCGCGATGAAGGAGGGCATCTTTGATTACATCACGAAGCCGTTTCTCGTCGATGAGATCGTGGCCTCGCTGCAGCGGGCGCTGGAGTTCCGCCGTTTGGTGGCCGAGAACAAGGCACTCAAGCGCCAACTGAAGACCAAATATCACTATGAACGATTTCTCGGCCAGAGCGCGGCCATTCAGCGAGTGTTCTCGCTCATCGACCGGGTGGCGGAGACCGACAGCACCGTCCTGATACTGGGAGACAGTGGAACGGGAAAGGAACTGGTCGCTCGCACCATCCATTTCAACGGACCCAGGGCCGAGAAGCCGTTGGTGTCGGTCAACTGTGGGGCGCTCCCCGAAACGCTGCTGGAAAGTGAGTTGTTCGGTCACGAACGCGGAGCGTTTACCGGGGCGAACAGTACGCGAATCGGGCGATTCGAACTGGCCCACGGAGGCACCATCTTTTTGGACGAGATCGGCGAGATGAGCCCATCGCTGCAGGTCAAGCTGCTGCGCGTCTTGCAGCAACGATCGTTCGAGCGCGTCGGCGGGATGAAGACCATCCACGTCGATGTCCGGGTGATCGCGGCCACCAATCGAGATCTCGAAGAGGCCATCAGAGACGGTCGATTTCGCGAGGACCTCTATTACCGACTCAACGTCATTCCCATCGTCGTTCCCGCGCTGCGGGAGCGTCCCGACGACATTCCGCTGCTGGTCAACCATTTCCTCGCGGTGTTCAACGAGGAAAAACGCAAGGACGTGCAGGGTGTGTCCGAGGAGGCGATGCGCGTGCTCTGCGCGTACTCGTGGCCCGGCAACGTGCGCGAGCTTGAGAATCTGATCGAGCGGGTGGTGATTCTCAAGGGCGAGGGCACGATCACCCCCGATGATTTGCCGGAAAAGATGCTGCGGCGAGATCCAGACGCGACGTTGCCGTCGGTCGTCTTCCCGTCCGAGGGCGTGGATTTCAACCGGCTGGTCGAGGCGTTCGAGGACGACCTGATTCAGCGTGCGTTGAAGGCCGCGGGTGGGGTGAAAAATCGCGCGGCCCAACTGCTTCGGCTCAATCGCACCACGCTCGTCGAGAAGATGAAAAAATCCGCACGCGTCCTGCCGCACCACTGA
- the csrA gene encoding carbon storage regulator CsrA gives MLVLTRRVEEGIVIGDDVRVRVLEIKGHQVKLGIDAPRSTGVYREEIYRRIQEENRRAAQVPEHPGVLSSLWREWRNRGLPERKKP, from the coding sequence GTGTTGGTATTAACCAGGCGAGTGGAAGAAGGGATCGTGATCGGGGACGATGTCCGCGTGCGCGTCCTCGAGATCAAGGGGCACCAAGTGAAGCTGGGTATCGATGCACCGCGGAGCACGGGCGTGTACCGGGAGGAGATTTATCGCCGGATTCAGGAGGAAAACCGCCGCGCCGCGCAGGTCCCGGAACACCCGGGCGTTCTGTCATCGCTGTGGCGAGAATGGCGAAACCGCGGATTGCCTGAGAGGAAAAAGCCGTGA
- the yajC gene encoding preprotein translocase subunit YajC, with translation MRTVWVRRGDVLVGVGLAGSLMSASVAGAQESAGPGGPLGPLSGFIPFLLIIVLFYVLLIMPQQRRQKKHRAMLEALKKDDKVVTNGGIYGVVKSLSKDTVTLEVGKGVGLKIRRDAIAELRSGDDEETK, from the coding sequence GTGAGGACGGTTTGGGTACGGAGGGGCGACGTCTTGGTCGGCGTCGGGTTGGCGGGATCGCTCATGAGCGCATCCGTGGCCGGAGCGCAGGAGTCGGCGGGGCCGGGGGGACCGCTCGGTCCGCTCTCGGGCTTCATCCCGTTCTTGTTGATCATCGTGCTCTTTTACGTGTTGCTCATCATGCCCCAGCAGCGCCGGCAGAAAAAGCACCGGGCCATGCTGGAGGCGCTGAAAAAGGATGACAAAGTCGTGACCAACGGAGGAATTTACGGCGTGGTCAAAAGCCTGTCCAAAGACACGGTCACGCTCGAAGTAGGCAAGGGCGTCGGCCTCAAGATCCGACGCGACGCCATCGCGGAGTTGCGGAGCGGCGACGACGAGGAGACGAAGTGA
- the argS gene encoding arginine--tRNA ligase yields the protein MPATVAISIKKRVAEILQRALDRARSSGDLRSDPVPVSVEAPKRGAWGDFATTVALTLGAAERRPPRQVADIIKQHIETGDLLEAVEVAGPGYLNVTVRREAWRNLIPEVLAAGASYGRGDPTGRTVQVEFVSANPTGPLHVGHGRLAAVGLGLANLLAAAGHTVQREYYINDAGRQMRLLGESVWARYCTLVGRATSMPDDGYHGAYVEEIARDVAADAGARYLDVPREDAVAALTAAAYQRLMAEIRADLDAFGIAFDSWVSERALFAAGAVEQVVERLRSLGYVYEADGAVWFQSSMLGDEKDRVIRKQDGEWTYLASDLAYHLQKLTAGHDVLVDLWGADHHGYVARIRALLRALGYPDDRLRVEIAQLVSVVRKGKPVAMSKRAGTFITLRDVIDEVGRDAALLTFQMRRLDSPMDFDLELVKEQSAENPVYYIQYAHARVASVLRTAADQALSWHALGEPELARLDLPEEIGLLKALAAFPDVIVDAAAAYEPHRLAYFLQELASQFHAYYYKHRIIGEDRVASVARLALAAATGVVIRNGLAILGVSAPERM from the coding sequence ATGCCGGCCACAGTGGCGATTTCCATAAAAAAGCGCGTCGCCGAGATCCTGCAACGGGCTCTCGATCGTGCGCGGTCTTCCGGCGATCTCCGGAGTGACCCCGTTCCGGTATCGGTCGAGGCGCCGAAACGCGGCGCATGGGGCGACTTTGCGACCACGGTCGCGCTGACCCTCGGTGCCGCCGAACGCCGTCCGCCTCGCCAGGTGGCGGACATCATCAAACAGCATATCGAGACCGGAGACCTGCTCGAGGCCGTGGAGGTGGCGGGACCCGGGTACCTCAACGTCACCGTGCGCCGCGAGGCGTGGCGCAACCTGATCCCGGAGGTGTTGGCGGCGGGAGCCTCCTACGGCCGCGGGGACCCGACCGGACGCACCGTCCAAGTGGAGTTTGTGAGCGCCAACCCCACGGGCCCCTTGCACGTGGGGCACGGGCGGCTCGCCGCCGTGGGGCTCGGACTGGCCAACCTGCTCGCGGCCGCGGGACATACGGTCCAGCGCGAGTACTACATCAACGACGCCGGTCGCCAGATGCGGCTGCTCGGCGAATCGGTGTGGGCGCGCTACTGCACGCTGGTCGGCCGAGCCACGTCCATGCCGGACGACGGCTATCACGGCGCGTATGTCGAAGAAATCGCGCGAGACGTCGCGGCGGACGCCGGGGCCCGATATCTGGACGTGCCGCGGGAAGACGCGGTGGCCGCGCTGACGGCGGCGGCGTATCAACGCCTGATGGCCGAAATTCGCGCGGACCTCGACGCGTTCGGGATCGCGTTCGATTCCTGGGTGAGTGAACGAGCCCTGTTTGCCGCGGGGGCCGTCGAGCAGGTCGTCGAGCGTTTGAGATCGCTCGGGTACGTGTACGAGGCGGATGGGGCGGTCTGGTTCCAATCGTCGATGCTCGGTGACGAGAAAGATCGCGTGATTCGGAAGCAGGACGGAGAGTGGACGTACCTCGCCTCGGACTTGGCCTATCACCTGCAGAAACTCACGGCCGGACACGACGTGCTGGTCGACCTCTGGGGGGCTGACCACCACGGGTATGTGGCCCGGATCCGAGCGTTGCTGCGGGCACTGGGTTACCCCGACGACCGTCTGCGGGTGGAGATCGCCCAGCTGGTCAGCGTGGTCCGTAAGGGCAAGCCCGTGGCGATGTCAAAGCGGGCGGGCACGTTCATCACGCTGCGCGATGTGATCGACGAAGTCGGCCGTGACGCGGCCCTGCTGACGTTTCAGATGCGCCGACTGGACAGTCCGATGGACTTCGACCTCGAATTGGTCAAGGAGCAGTCCGCGGAGAATCCGGTATATTACATCCAGTACGCGCACGCCCGCGTGGCCAGTGTGTTGCGCACTGCCGCGGATCAGGCGCTGTCGTGGCACGCGCTCGGCGAACCCGAGCTCGCGCGTCTTGATCTGCCCGAAGAGATCGGGTTGCTCAAGGCCCTGGCCGCGTTTCCGGACGTCATTGTGGACGCAGCGGCCGCGTATGAACCGCATCGTCTCGCGTACTTCCTGCAAGAGCTCGCGTCCCAGTTTCACGCCTACTACTACAAACACCGGATCATCGGAGAGGATCGCGTGGCTTCGGTCGCGCGCCTCGCGTTGGCCGCGGCTACCGGGGTGGTCATCCGCAACGGTCTGGCGATCCTCGGGGTCTCCGCTCCGGAACGCATGTGA
- a CDS encoding flagellar protein FliS, which translates to MTAPPRVAGSALPSWWAPAAPTDAGVASIDRVVVLLYSEALARLRRARHARAGRRRDVHAVVAILMELSNALTQREEPDNVVDLVSLYRYMMHRLTAATDHRSDQACDDALAEVERLFSTLMDGWIQVLPPGPDSSFPAPAEADDPRSLPPLFPAHSSPTED; encoded by the coding sequence GTGACCGCGCCTCCCCGTGTCGCCGGTTCGGCGCTTCCGTCGTGGTGGGCTCCGGCCGCGCCCACCGACGCCGGGGTGGCCTCCATCGATCGCGTGGTGGTCCTGCTCTATTCGGAAGCCCTGGCTCGGCTGCGGCGCGCGCGCCACGCGCGAGCCGGACGTCGCCGCGACGTCCATGCCGTGGTGGCCATCCTGATGGAACTGTCCAACGCCCTGACCCAGCGGGAGGAGCCTGACAACGTCGTCGACCTCGTTTCGCTGTATCGCTACATGATGCACCGCCTGACCGCGGCCACCGACCACAGGTCCGACCAGGCGTGTGACGACGCCTTGGCCGAGGTCGAACGCCTGTTCTCGACCCTGATGGACGGCTGGATCCAGGTGCTTCCGCCGGGGCCGGATTCGAGCTTTCCGGCCCCGGCGGAAGCGGACGACCCACGCTCACTGCCCCCGCTGTTTCCGGCGCACAGCTCTCCCACCGAGGACTGA
- a CDS encoding HD domain-containing phosphohydrolase — protein MSGPSRLLIVDDEPFVLSALTRLLRRDGYEVVTATGPGLGIELLQAQAVGVIVSDYRMPEMDGVEFLRRAREVVPDAIRIILSGYAETHAILSAVNNGGIHKYLTKPWNDEQLRLEIKSGFDLYHLAATNRELQETLSRQNEELRTLAKSLAVEQARQREIFRSTIEVLVTLPKLNSPAVVRHSNRVERLCRAVGEQLGWNDDAMAQLDLAARLHDVGNLAVDFRILLKSGSLNAEERSAVQQHAVVPEQLLSGVPGLETAVQVLRSHHENFDGSGYPDGLAGAAIPRSSQILHLADTYEALCSQRPYREAVAPDKAIMEIERDVGRAFDPTLIEPFKLAVGRMPEAGRS, from the coding sequence ATGAGCGGGCCGAGCCGTCTCTTGATCGTCGACGACGAACCCTTCGTGCTCAGCGCGCTGACCCGGTTGTTGCGTCGAGACGGCTACGAGGTCGTGACCGCCACCGGGCCCGGCCTCGGCATCGAGCTGCTGCAGGCCCAGGCGGTGGGTGTCATCGTCTCGGACTACCGGATGCCGGAAATGGACGGGGTGGAATTCCTTCGGCGCGCCCGCGAGGTGGTCCCCGACGCGATTCGGATCATTCTGAGCGGATACGCCGAAACCCACGCAATCCTCTCCGCAGTCAACAACGGGGGGATCCACAAGTACCTCACCAAACCGTGGAACGACGAACAGCTTCGACTCGAAATCAAGTCTGGGTTCGACCTCTATCACCTGGCCGCGACGAACCGCGAGCTTCAAGAGACACTGAGCCGGCAGAATGAAGAGTTGCGCACGCTGGCCAAGTCGCTCGCGGTGGAACAGGCCAGGCAGCGAGAGATTTTCCGGTCGACCATCGAGGTGTTGGTGACGCTGCCCAAGCTCAATAGCCCGGCGGTGGTACGGCACTCCAATCGCGTCGAGCGGTTATGCCGGGCGGTCGGGGAGCAACTCGGGTGGAATGATGATGCGATGGCGCAGCTCGATCTCGCGGCGCGCTTACACGACGTGGGCAATTTGGCCGTGGACTTCAGAATTTTGCTGAAGTCGGGTTCGCTCAATGCCGAAGAACGGAGCGCGGTGCAACAGCACGCGGTGGTTCCGGAGCAACTGTTGTCGGGGGTGCCGGGCCTGGAGACCGCCGTCCAGGTCCTTCGCTCACACCACGAGAATTTCGATGGGTCCGGATATCCTGACGGGCTCGCGGGCGCCGCGATTCCGCGGTCATCCCAGATTCTTCACCTGGCGGACACCTATGAGGCGCTATGCTCGCAACGTCCTTATCGAGAAGCGGTCGCTCCCGATAAGGCGATCATGGAAATCGAACGCGACGTGGGGCGCGCATTTGATCCGACGTTGATCGAACCATTCAAGCTCGCGGTAGGGCGGATGCCGGAGGCAGGACGTTCGTAA
- the fliW gene encoding flagellar assembly protein FliW, which translates to MTIVTTRFGRVEVSPQALIELPLGLIGLPSLTRFAVLEADAGSVFRWWQAVDAPDTAFVVLDVVSVLPDYDLRGLEAEWSNLDIDAAHRHVVVLVTAPGPSLDSVTLNLAAPIVVNAATRRGRQVVWPEGRYAAAVRLEDALAPKKPVELAA; encoded by the coding sequence GTGACCATTGTAACGACCCGTTTCGGAAGGGTGGAGGTGTCCCCGCAGGCGCTGATCGAATTGCCTCTTGGCCTGATCGGGTTGCCCTCGCTGACTCGTTTTGCGGTCCTTGAGGCCGATGCGGGCAGCGTGTTCCGGTGGTGGCAAGCCGTGGACGCTCCGGACACGGCGTTCGTGGTACTGGACGTGGTGTCGGTCCTACCCGACTACGACCTGCGCGGCCTCGAGGCCGAGTGGTCCAACCTCGACATCGACGCCGCCCATCGACACGTCGTGGTGCTGGTCACCGCACCGGGCCCGAGCCTCGACTCCGTCACGCTCAACCTCGCCGCACCGATCGTCGTCAACGCAGCGACCCGCCGGGGCCGTCAGGTGGTCTGGCCTGAGGGACGATACGCCGCGGCGGTTCGCCTCGAAGACGCTCTGGCCCCCAAGAAGCCGGTGGAACTCGCCGCGTGA
- a CDS encoding ATP-binding protein, which produces MSIATLGFIRRMIIAFGLMVFIPLLVMTYIHLLGAQVSFPMMLISTALASTVGFYVVWEMVSRVLTVVQDVKRYAPEDTRQDETGVLEQSFSRLIQQMQANMAELETKARLLEETEQRLGEANVYSAQIIAAIADFVIVTDPQMQVTKVNAAIQTVLGYKVDDLKDRPIETVLRGTGGGDRLLTQHELEELTKQGTLWGKSGMLRSRDGEGIPVQMNLSLVTHSNGKLDGIVIVARDVRETLRLVADLQQAKVTLEERVRQRTVEIEQALREREKANLELTRKDDQLIRQEKMASLGQLAAGVAHEINNPVGFVSSNLQMLQTYLGDLTEYVERTNAMIERLSGLGLPESAGAHIQEFVRRNGQAPASQAIEDARQSVVESIDGLNRVKKIVSALREFSHADQDDPDWADLNEGLESTINIVWNELKYKATLHRDYGDLPKVLCYPHQLNQVFMNLLVNATQAIPDRGEIWVKTWADSDQVYVDIRDTGSGIPEDHLSKIFDPFFTTKPVGQGTGLGLSIVYGIVERHGGMVRVNSRVGEGTTFHLAFPIQRAVKAA; this is translated from the coding sequence GTGTCAATCGCCACGCTGGGCTTCATCCGGCGGATGATCATTGCGTTCGGGTTGATGGTGTTCATCCCCCTGCTCGTGATGACCTACATCCATCTCCTCGGCGCGCAGGTGTCCTTCCCGATGATGTTGATCAGCACGGCGTTGGCGTCTACGGTGGGATTCTATGTGGTGTGGGAGATGGTCAGCCGCGTGCTGACCGTGGTTCAGGACGTCAAGCGCTACGCCCCTGAGGACACTCGGCAGGACGAAACCGGGGTGCTCGAGCAATCGTTCTCGCGCCTCATCCAACAGATGCAGGCGAACATGGCGGAGCTGGAGACCAAAGCCCGTCTGCTCGAAGAGACGGAACAGCGACTCGGAGAGGCCAACGTGTACTCAGCGCAGATCATCGCCGCCATCGCGGATTTCGTGATCGTCACGGATCCCCAGATGCAGGTCACCAAAGTCAATGCCGCGATCCAGACGGTGCTCGGATACAAGGTGGACGACCTCAAGGATCGTCCGATTGAGACTGTGTTACGCGGGACCGGCGGCGGGGACAGGTTATTGACGCAACACGAGTTGGAAGAACTGACGAAACAGGGCACGTTGTGGGGCAAAAGCGGGATGCTGCGAAGTCGAGACGGCGAAGGGATCCCGGTTCAAATGAATCTTTCCCTGGTGACGCACAGCAACGGCAAATTGGACGGGATCGTGATCGTCGCCCGGGACGTTCGTGAGACGTTGCGGCTGGTGGCGGATCTTCAGCAAGCCAAAGTCACGCTCGAAGAGCGGGTCCGCCAACGCACGGTGGAGATCGAACAGGCTCTCCGCGAGCGCGAGAAGGCGAATCTCGAGCTGACGCGGAAAGACGACCAGTTGATCAGACAGGAAAAAATGGCGTCGTTGGGACAGCTTGCCGCGGGTGTCGCGCACGAGATCAACAACCCCGTGGGCTTTGTCAGCAGCAATCTCCAAATGCTACAGACCTACCTCGGCGACCTGACCGAATACGTCGAGCGGACCAACGCCATGATCGAGCGCCTGTCGGGCCTCGGGCTCCCCGAGTCGGCCGGGGCGCACATCCAAGAATTCGTGCGACGGAACGGGCAGGCGCCGGCCTCGCAAGCCATCGAAGACGCCCGACAGTCGGTGGTGGAATCGATCGACGGCCTCAATCGCGTCAAAAAGATCGTGTCCGCCCTTCGAGAATTCTCCCACGCCGACCAAGATGACCCGGACTGGGCCGACCTGAACGAAGGCCTGGAGAGCACCATCAACATCGTCTGGAACGAGCTCAAATACAAGGCGACCCTGCACCGCGACTACGGGGACCTTCCCAAGGTGCTGTGTTATCCTCACCAATTGAATCAGGTCTTCATGAACCTCCTGGTCAACGCGACCCAAGCGATTCCCGACCGCGGGGAGATTTGGGTCAAGACGTGGGCGGATTCGGACCAAGTGTACGTCGACATCCGCGACACCGGCAGCGGGATCCCCGAGGATCATCTCTCCAAGATTTTTGACCCGTTTTTCACGACCAAGCCAGTGGGGCAAGGCACGGGACTGGGATTGAGCATCGTGTACGGGATCGTCGAGCGACACGGCGGCATGGTTCGCGTCAACAGTCGCGTCGGAGAAGGCACCACCTTTCACCTCGCGTTCCCGATCCAGCGGGCGGTGAAGGCGGCGTGA